Within Bactrocera oleae isolate idBacOlea1 chromosome 6, idBacOlea1, whole genome shotgun sequence, the genomic segment attacttaaaaataattttgcactttaaaaaaaggaataaaaaaatatacaatatttaagaaaaacataattatttaataattttaattgtgtaCATACACTGTTTTtggtattattatattttatattaaaataattttgaaaaaaaaaaacttgttgacgtcacacaaaaaaaaacattgttgcagcaataaaatatatttttaaatttttttattaaaaacgctGTTTTTAccattacttaattttatttttaaatatcttggAAGTCACTCAAAAGTTTTAACCTCTAAAATAAATCCCCTAATGTATGACCGTCGCACTTTCCACtcggtttttgttttgcttccaaagcttgattttatttttaaagcctTGATTTTATGCAAACACAAGCACTTTCATTGACaagtacaaataaaattaagtttaacgGCACTTGCGAGTACAAGTAAATTTATTCAGCGATAACTACGatttttaagtgattttttatGCACGAAATTTCGACACAGCCATTTTGTTGGCTTGATTAAGGCTTTTAGGGCACTCGTTTACGCGTCAGCCTGTTCTTGtgttttattgttgctatttttatagAGTTCTCACTAAGCCTTATCACACTGCGACGACGCGAAGGTTTGCatttttaaacacaaatacatacatatgcgtatatattttccaacttttagaacacaattttcttattcAAAATTCACTTTTGAAAATCCACTCCTTCAACACCCACTAACACGTCAACCATAGAACTGTGCGCACAACTGCAGCAACTTTATTGTAATAGAAGTCTTCAGAACTGCAACAATTACTcacatttaagaaaataaacaacaatagaTACTCAAGTGTGTCTAATTCATCTCGATTTGTTTATGTCTGGCACAGCTGATGCTGCGGTTTGGCATTCCATATCGCTCAAGTTCAAACAATTACCTTATTTGCGGTTTACTAACGATTTCTGAGGCGCGCTTTACGCATAGCTGTAGAAACATAACGTTACTTGTAATTAATAAATTCTTACTGCTGGCAGTTGCATTTGTgcattaaattcattaaaatgacACAAACGCATTTCGTATTGCCGCTTTTGATGCCCGAAAGGCAGTTGGTGCGCACATTTCCAGCGCCCTACAACGAGGCCGTTTCGCCCTTTGCCGAGGTGAAGGATTTTTCCAAAGCCGTGCGCTTCGAGTCGCAATGGCAGCCGAAATTGAAGTTGCGACCACGCAAAGTCATACTCATCGGCGATGTGGCAGTGGGCAAGACGACATTGGTGAACAGGTAGGTGAGCTGGAATTCTGATGTCGGCATTTTTGTTACCTATTTATATGTGCTCTTCTAGATTTTGCTTCGATAAATTTGCGGAGAAATACAAGGCGACTATTGGCGTGGAtttcgaaattgaaaatttcaatattttgggACAGGGTCTTACGCTCGAAATGTAAGTATATTACAaagattttttagtttttcaattattatcattttatttttttttccacaaTATTCTCAGGTGGGACACTGCCGGCCAAGAGCGCTTTAAATGCATAGCACAAGCTTATTATCGAAATGCAAAtggtaaataatttatttgaaacatattaatTAGAGGGTAAACATTACATTTAAAACACTTTCATTACAGTTATTATTGTCGTTTTTGATATGTCCAAACCGGAAACGCTGAATTCAGCAACCAAATGGCTCAAAAGCGCTCTAGCAGTTAATACAATACAAATGCCGCTGACATTTTTGGTTGGCACCAAGTCGGATAAGTTGGTAAGTgcgcaaatataaaaaaaaaacaatatttgaaatttaaaaaaaatcttcaaagttcaacaaaaaaaataatataataacttacaataattattttccaaaaaatattaattctcaACATTTCCGATTTTTTAtgggaaaatatttgtttttataaacttcTACTTCATTGAAACTgcatgtttgaaaaaatttcaaaattaaaaaaaaaccttcaaattaaagtaatttacaaaaaaatattacatctaAACATTctcaattttttatgtaaaaacatCTGTTTGTATcagctttttttaaattaaaatcgctattttatttttgttcaaactCCTCAGAACAGAGAAGAATTCGTGCGCGTGGAGCGTTTGGCAGCAGAAATCGCTGACGGCATCAAGGCGGAATATTGGTCAGTTTCTGCGCGAACCGGCTATAAAGTAGTCGACTTTTTTCAACGTGTGGCAGCGCTATCCTATGAGACCGCATGCAAAGAAGCGATAATTGAGCGTCATTTTATGGAAAAATCCGTTGCGGTGCGATTACAGCGGAAGTCAAAACCATGCGGTTAGtaacataaatgaaaaatttataaaaatctcaaaaataccaaaaaagtgTTAGATTCTCAGaactaataataatagtttttaaaactctgtgcatattatattaggtcaacttaatataatataattatatttatgtatatctctTTGCAGATTTTCGTAACAATCAAGCAGGCAGCAGAGGAACGAAGGCTAAGGAAAGGAGTTTATGCTTTTGTTCATAATTTCTACgtattttcagttaaaaatttataataaaaaatgcaaatattaaacGATATAAATAATTCATGCTTACTTACTTCTTTAAACGGCAGCtggaataatttgaaatttgttagGGAACAAttcattgataaaaaaaattcacacacACCAAAAGCATACACTTAAATTTGGCAATTGTAAATTTTTGCGAACTTACTGTCCTATATTGAAGCGCTTCACAACTAATAAtctaatatactcgtatgtagaaCAGGAAAAAGCTAACTTGCTATTTCAGCTTcacttataaataatatttagcaaTTGCAAATAACacttttaattagaaaaaattatgcGAGAAATATGGTATGCTGCTGTGCTCAAAAGCTTCGCTTGCAGCTACTTATGCATCACGATTTATACTTCCAGGTACTCACTAGATAACCAAACACTTACTATCACAAATcacacaaaaacaatatttttaaaaattttaattttcttaaattcacTGATTTTTAAATATAGCTGCGCAAAGTCTAACTTCGATTAGCTATTTCCTGTTTTTAGATTTAACAACTACCGCAGAGTTGCATTTCCGAATTTCGAAGGTAGCCTACAGTCTTTGTCGAAAAGGGAAACTCACCGGTCATAGATTTtggatataaaattaaaaaagtatatgaagaattaaaaaagaaataattcagtaaataatttaatttatctcAAGCACATTTTGTTATAAACACTATGTACTATAGAATTAATTCATAATACTGTTAATAATTGACAATATTTTGCCAATATTATAATGTTGCTCAAATTTTGCTTATCTCAAAGTTGTTGTTTaccaataataattaaaattaaagttattacTTTACTAAACTTGCTATTTACTTCCGGCAAACAATACTTTCGACACAGTGTTGTATTATATTTAGCAAAACCACCTCGAACTTTCGAGACATGCCCAAAAATTTGACGTTTGGTGACATTAGGCATCGAAATTCGAATATGGGAACTTCCGCCGTTTTGACAAAGACAGAAGATTTTCCTTTCCATTCCTTTTTTTCGTAGTAATGGCACCCAAAAAGCCTACCGAGAAATCCGGTAAggaaatttttaacatattaatGCAATTTATGCACCAAAAGTGTTTCAAAATGTGTCTTAAACAACAATATATTgattataaatgaatttaagTAGTTTTTCTACAGAATTGtgtacaaatttgtttaaaaatgttgaGTGTGTTTGGCCACGCGGTCCATGTTGCAGTATCAGCTAAATGTGTTAAATCaacgtttaaaataaatttgctgcATTCGTGTATTGATGTACTAAAAGCAATATCATGTTCAAATGATGAATTTcgtgtatataatttttcaacaattgTTCGCCAATtagaaattgatttttttgtttatcaatCAATTGTTTAAGACATAACCTCATTTTCGGATATGTATTGTCAGTGTTCTATTTACCATATTGCTTAATTGGATATTAATGGTTTTATAGCTAAACCAGGTGATAAGAAGCCTGAGAAGAAGGCTTCGGCCACTTCAGCCGCTTCTGGAGACAGCGCTAAACCTGCTGCAGCTAAGAAGGCCGCCCCCGCCAAGAAACCCGCTACTGCAGCTGGTGGTGTAAAGAAGCCAGTTGCTAAAAAGCCTGCCGCTGCCAAAAAGGTTGCCACCAAGACTAAACCAAAGGCTAAGGATGCTAAGAAGGCTGCCGCTGGCAAGAAGCCACAATCTTTGTTGGCTAAATTATCCGCAAAGGCCCGTGCCGCCGCTAAAGGCAAAAAAGTTGCTCTTAAACCAGGCGCAAAATTGCAAAAGGGTACCGCTAAGGCTAAGGCTGTTGCTTTGTtgaaagctaagaaagtgcaaactAAGGTAAAAACTTATTGAAACATATTCGTTGatttataactaatatatatatatataaatatttacagatTGTCAAGGGTGCCTTTGGTACACGCACACGCAAGGTACGCACCAGTGTACACTTCCGTCGTCCAAAGACTTTGGTGTTGCCCCGCCGTCCTAAATACCCAAGGAAGTCGGTGCCAACCAGAAATcggtatgtaaaaaattatgaaaattagaaATGTGCCAACAAGATCTAATTTGGCAATGTATTATTTGAACAGCATGGATGCTTACAATATCATTAAATACCCATTGACCACTGAAGCCGCCATGAAGAAAATTGAAGACAACAACACACTGGTGTTCTTGACTCACTTGCGTGCGAATAAGAATCACGTACGTGCCGCTGTACGTAAATTGTATGACATTAAGGTAGCCAAGGTCAACATCCTGGTAAGACCAGATGGTCAGAAGAAGGCGTACGTGCGATTGGCTCGTGATTATGATGCGCTAGATATTGCCAACAAGATCGGCATCATATAAACGTTACGCGTTATtcgtttcttttatatatagaaattttcagagaaaacAGACATTAAAAAACggataaaacttaattttatctaaaataaaaaaacaaaaaaaaatacatttcctTCTAATAACTTCGCTACTTTTGAATTACGACGGACAAAAATTAAAGACGGTACTTTATAATGACTGGCTAGCTTAGCTTATTGGTAGGAGGGAAggtttttttcttgctttcatTTCAGATAGTAATTTCAAGTTAATGGCTTTCTTACTGGATTGGCTGATTATTTACATAAAGGTAAGTGGAAATTTCGACTTAATATTTCAAATGTCTTTAATTTGTGATGACTTTTTTGAAGGAATCTCATTGAATAACTTCgttattatgcaaaaaaattatttaaactgaTAAGTTTTTACATCTGAACAATTTTCTtgacaaaatttatttgtaaaccaTGCACATATTTATTACTTACAGATCATTTCAAATTGGAAGTACAGGATTTTGAATTGGAAGCAAAATTAAAGGTAATAACAACGTAAAGCTTTATacctattaatattttcatagtGATGACATATTAAGAAGGAATCTCGTTGAATCTCGTAATGCGTTAttatgaaaacaattttaaataactgATCATATTTTAGTGCTAAATAAACCTTTCTTGTTGAcacatttaaattaatgtttgtaATCTTGCCGTTAcagaatttcaataaaacatgGGAGAAAGTTCCAGAACGCGAAaggtaatttataaaaaaaatatagtaattataaatagtGATGATATTTTTTGAAGGAATCTCATTGAATTCCGTATAACGTTTTAgtgaaatcaaattaaataacataatttgactaattattatattataactcATAATGCTTGCTaatgaaaagttttctatgtttCAGGTATATCTAAAGGAATTATGCGCTTTCCCTGAAAACCGTTCTATATTTCTATttagtataaaatatgtatttatgaaaacaaattttaaataaagaatgAAACTTATAAAAATCGTTAGTTGCATTAATATTTTCACGTTTTGTAAAACATATCACAGTATGATTGGGTAAAAATCAAGAATTTCTACAGTTTGAATAGAAATTGAAAGACATCTGCTTTATTTACGGAATGTTGCAGAGTTGAAGGTCCTGAACCAGATAACAACCAGGATCCATTTCTATTACGTAGATCCAAATTGTGTAAAGGACAGTACTTTAAATTGTTGTATGCAAAAGTAttcatattttgaatatttaaaattgaaatacagAAATATGTTCTCTAACATGTAAGTTTCTGTAAGCTACAAttacaacagcaaaaaattcgtagaaaaataaaaaaggggaAACATCGAAGAGAGGTGTAATTGCAATGAACGACTCACTCGTGGTgtatattgataaaatataaaatttagttgaaaatatatatttctacataACCATGAATATcccagaaatatatttaaaaaaaaaaaaccattgggataatatgaacttatttaaagaaaatataattttaaaaccaatgagttttatttatattacacaGTTATCCTAATGCTTTTCCTAGGCTTGGCAGCACTGTTCGATTAATGTCATGGCGGCTATATACCTGGCTGTCAAACAGAAAAACTTACTGAACGCGATTATCGctaaatttgcaaaattaatcTGAATTTTTGCAACGTGAAGTTTATATACTATCTTTGTAATTCCTCTAATATTTAAGAGAAATAGTGTGGACTACTTGCATACAAAGAGTTATATATAAGGAAAATTTGACCATGCAGTGATTTACCAGTTCAATCGATTGTTTCAGCCAACCACACCTCCCGACAAACAACCGTGCAACTTAATACGGTAGGGTAGGTTGGAGTTATTTCAGGACAAGCAAAATCGAAGTATTTTGCTGTAGCGACGTTGTcgcaaataaatatactttattgaaTTTGCATCCactgtttacaaaaaaaaacagaaatgtaCAACGGAATTGGTTTAACAACGCCACGCGGCTCAGGTACTAATGGACATGTACAACGGAATTGGGCATTTGTGAGGCCCGGCAAAAAAGACAATTCAAACTATCGTTCTGAAGAAGATATTAAGAAGCTAGATGCCACTTTAAATCGTCCACCGAACAAGGAAATTTTGGATCATGATCGTAAACGTAAAATtgaagtaaaatgtatagagtTTGAGGAAATACTAGAAAAACAAGGGtgagttataaataaatgtacaatTATGATTATACTGTTTTAGTTtagcacatttttttttatgcctCAATAAGTTACACCTAATagcttttatatacaaaatcatGCAAACaggagttatttatatatatttaatattttttatgctctCCACCCAAGCTAAGCCATAAAGTTGTTATTGTATGGTTTACTTTACCCGCTCTCGGCCAACAGCTACAAATATGCAGTATCACTGACATGGTTCGCTACTGTTCgactacatatattatttttagtcaAATGGGGGTGGCAAGTGAACAATAATGATGGTTTTTCGCCTGTTTCATACATAATTGTCACGCTTGCTGAGCGAACAAGGTGAAAACCGCTAGTTTGTGCACTCAATCCGCTTAGAAGTATTAAACCCATACAAATCAAATAATTGCAATTGAGTTGAAAAAAGTgttattaaattacaaaataaaaaaacaagtgtacgtgaaaaattagtatttctaaatacacaaaaaataatttccaaattgAAAGCGTTTTCATTAGCTGACAAAATTGAGCAAGTAGGATACTCGGTAAATTTATCGATCTTTCACAAATTTCTATTTGTagcttttaactattttttaaattttagtagaagTTTTACTATatgttaattattaaaaatgttattaattcttattatttttctacaaaaaaaaaattgtataggcGCACACCGgaggaaataaaaacaaaagttgaTTCGTATCGTCAAAAATTAATGGGACTAGGTAAAAGTGATTTACCAAAGGATGAATTTGGAAGAATAGCGTAAGTAAATtatcttataataaatatttagaatgttcatacaatataaatattggtgaaatttgtaaaaacataaaatttgtaaatataagtaaagcaaaaattaattaagaaccAGTCTCAAAtattatgttaataaaataattgctaATGCTAGCTATAGTTTGGTTTGGAAGATAACGTTTCGACTCCGTGTATTACATAATTCTGAAATGCATTATTCCCAGAATTTGTATCACAAGTAAATTACATCCCCTACAGCTTCTGGCTTAGAAATATAAAGATGGAGCAAATTTATAGAGAGATTTGCTCTCAATTTCATATCATTCGTGTATTTACCCACCACCACACTGGATGGGGGCTGcaatttttcagtacaagtcatCTATACAGATTGCATGAAAGTTTAGTTAAATCAAGTCTTCCAATTGCGATACAACTCAAACGTCGGGCAAATGCTATTAAGCCCTTTTAAAGAACAGTATTAAAAAAActatagttaaaataaaatataaaataattataactaaataaatacttatcgAATGGCTTCTAATATAATCTATTAATAATACCGGTTAATGCACAAAATACGCAAATCAAAACAACGATCGGCGTACAGTTTTCgaattttgagaaaaatcaaTA encodes:
- the RabX5 gene encoding ras-related protein Rab-34, producing the protein MTQTHFVLPLLMPERQLVRTFPAPYNEAVSPFAEVKDFSKAVRFESQWQPKLKLRPRKVILIGDVAVGKTTLVNRFCFDKFAEKYKATIGVDFEIENFNILGQGLTLEMWDTAGQERFKCIAQAYYRNANVIIVVFDMSKPETLNSATKWLKSALAVNTIQMPLTFLVGTKSDKLNREEFVRVERLAAEIADGIKAEYWSVSARTGYKVVDFFQRVAALSYETACKEAIIERHFMEKSVAVRLQRKSKPCDFRNNQAGSRGTKAKERSLCFCS
- the RpL23A gene encoding large ribosomal subunit protein uL23, which gives rise to MAPKKPTEKSAKPGDKKPEKKASATSAASGDSAKPAAAKKAAPAKKPATAAGGVKKPVAKKPAAAKKVATKTKPKAKDAKKAAAGKKPQSLLAKLSAKARAAAKGKKVALKPGAKLQKGTAKAKAVALLKAKKVQTKIVKGAFGTRTRKVRTSVHFRRPKTLVLPRRPKYPRKSVPTRNRMDAYNIIKYPLTTEAAMKKIEDNNTLVFLTHLRANKNHVRAAVRKLYDIKVAKVNILVRPDGQKKAYVRLARDYDALDIANKIGII